From one Microbacterium sp. 10M-3C3 genomic stretch:
- a CDS encoding phosphatidate cytidylyltransferase, with protein sequence MTDPADPVGPPPTDAPVTRREASRARRAQSAADAGAAFQTHMRAARVEFESQVAHARAEFEEANARIAQRTGRNLILAILIGLAIGAVVLASLLFFKWLFLVFALAACSLGAFEFIRALQAAGRRIDLAPQLGAGALLLVSGYFSPLWLHWVALLVAVAVVVVWRLLGQMFARDGRTYGAVLSDVLISAFVQLYVPFLGSLAMVLLAAPRGEWWVLAFLIVTVVADTGAYVSGLTLGRNGRHPMAPRISPKKTWEGFAGATVVALAAGVVLAVFMLQLPWWAGLVFGALVLGTATAGDLGESMIKRDLGIKDMSSWLPGHGGVLDRLDSILPSATAALALYWLLTPLVTT encoded by the coding sequence ATGACCGACCCCGCCGACCCCGTCGGACCGCCGCCCACGGACGCCCCCGTGACGCGGCGTGAGGCATCGCGCGCGCGGCGGGCGCAGAGCGCGGCAGACGCAGGTGCCGCCTTCCAGACGCACATGCGCGCTGCCCGGGTGGAGTTCGAGAGCCAGGTCGCGCACGCCCGCGCGGAGTTCGAGGAGGCGAACGCCCGGATCGCGCAGCGCACCGGTCGGAACCTGATCCTCGCGATCCTGATCGGGCTCGCGATCGGCGCGGTCGTGCTCGCGTCGCTGCTGTTCTTCAAGTGGCTGTTCCTGGTCTTCGCCCTCGCGGCGTGCTCGCTCGGGGCGTTCGAGTTCATCCGCGCGCTGCAGGCGGCGGGCCGTCGCATCGACCTCGCTCCCCAGCTGGGCGCCGGTGCGCTGCTGCTGGTGTCGGGGTACTTCTCGCCGCTGTGGCTGCACTGGGTCGCGCTGCTGGTCGCCGTCGCGGTCGTGGTGGTGTGGCGCCTGCTCGGCCAGATGTTCGCCCGCGACGGTCGCACGTACGGCGCCGTGCTGTCCGACGTGCTCATCTCCGCGTTCGTGCAGCTGTACGTGCCGTTCCTCGGAAGTCTCGCGATGGTGCTGCTGGCGGCGCCGCGCGGCGAGTGGTGGGTGCTCGCATTCCTCATCGTGACGGTCGTCGCCGACACCGGCGCGTACGTGTCGGGTCTCACCTTGGGGCGCAACGGCCGTCACCCGATGGCGCCGCGCATCAGCCCCAAGAAGACGTGGGAGGGCTTCGCCGGCGCCACCGTCGTCGCCCTGGCTGCCGGCGTCGTGCTCGCCGTGTTCATGCTGCAGCTGCCGTGGTGGGCGGGGCTCGTCTTCGGCGCGCTCGTGCTCGGCACCGCGACGGCGGGCGACCTCGGCGAATCCATGATCAAGCGCGACCTCGGCATCAAGGACATGAGCTCGTGGCTGCCCGGTCACGGCGGTGTGCTCGACCGCCTCGACTCGATCCTGCCCTCGGCCACCGCCGCCCTCGCCCTGTACTGGCTCCTGACCCCT
- the frr gene encoding ribosome recycling factor, whose amino-acid sequence MIEDVLTDAEARMDRAVEAAKDDFATVRTGRANPQLFQKLLVDYYGSPTPLNQLASLNNPEARTLIVTPYDKSALKAIEQAIRDMPNLGANPTNDGNIVRVTMPELTADRRKEFVKLVRSKGEDAKVHVRGIRRKSKDELDALKSDVGEDDLVRAEKELDALTKAHVDAIDEALKRKEAELLEV is encoded by the coding sequence GTGATCGAAGATGTTCTCACCGACGCCGAAGCCCGCATGGATCGCGCGGTGGAGGCGGCGAAGGACGACTTCGCCACCGTCCGCACCGGTCGCGCGAACCCGCAGCTCTTCCAGAAGCTGCTCGTCGACTACTACGGCTCGCCCACGCCGCTGAACCAGCTGGCCTCCCTCAACAACCCCGAGGCGCGCACGCTCATCGTCACGCCCTACGACAAGTCGGCGCTCAAGGCCATCGAGCAGGCGATCCGCGACATGCCGAACCTCGGCGCCAACCCCACGAACGACGGCAACATCGTGCGCGTCACGATGCCCGAGCTCACCGCCGATCGCCGCAAGGAGTTCGTCAAGCTCGTGCGCTCGAAGGGCGAGGATGCGAAGGTGCACGTCCGCGGCATCCGGCGCAAGTCCAAGGACGAGCTCGACGCGCTGAAGTCGGACGTGGGCGAGGACGACCTCGTGCGCGCCGAGAAGGAGCTCGACGCCCTCACGAAGGCGCACGTCGACGCCATCGACGAGGCGCTCAAGCGCAAAGAGGCCGAGCTCCTCGAGGTCTGA
- the pyrH gene encoding UMP kinase: MIDEATRRRRVLLKLSGEAFGGGQLGVNPDVVSQMAREIAAAVDRVEIAVVVGGGNFFRGAELSQRGMDRGRADYMGMLGTVMNALALQDFLEQAGAATRVQSAISMTQVAEPYIPRRAVRHMEKGRVVIFGAGAGLPYFSTDTVAAQRALEIGATEVLVAKNGVDGVYTADPRKDPDATRIDRITYMDALQRGLKVVDSTAFSLCMDNGMDMRVFGMEPAGNVTQALLGESIGTLVTV; the protein is encoded by the coding sequence GTGATCGATGAAGCGACCAGACGCCGCCGCGTCCTCCTGAAGCTCTCCGGTGAAGCATTCGGCGGTGGTCAGCTGGGGGTGAACCCCGATGTCGTCAGCCAGATGGCGCGCGAGATCGCCGCGGCGGTCGACCGCGTCGAGATCGCCGTGGTCGTCGGCGGCGGCAACTTCTTCCGCGGCGCCGAGCTCAGCCAGCGCGGTATGGACCGTGGGCGCGCCGACTACATGGGCATGCTCGGCACCGTCATGAACGCCCTCGCCCTGCAGGACTTCCTCGAGCAGGCGGGCGCGGCCACGCGCGTGCAGTCCGCCATCTCGATGACGCAGGTGGCCGAGCCCTACATTCCGCGGCGTGCTGTCCGGCACATGGAGAAGGGCCGTGTCGTGATCTTCGGCGCCGGCGCCGGCCTGCCGTACTTCTCCACCGACACCGTGGCCGCCCAGCGCGCGCTGGAGATCGGCGCGACCGAGGTGCTGGTCGCCAAGAACGGCGTGGACGGCGTCTACACGGCCGATCCGCGCAAGGATCCGGATGCGACGCGCATCGACCGCATCACCTACATGGACGCGCTGCAGCGCGGTCTGAAGGTGGTCGACTCGACCGCGTTCAGCCTGTGCATGGACAACGGCATGGACATGCGCGTGTTCGGCATGGAGCCCGCGGGCAACGTCACGCAGGCGCTCCTGGGCGAGTCGATCGGCACGCTCGTCACGGTGTGA
- the tsf gene encoding translation elongation factor Ts, translated as MANFTIADIKALREQLGTGMVDTKKALEEADGDVEKAVEILRLKGAKGNAKRADRSTSEGLVVAREQGGKVTLLELACETDFVAKNERFIALADKVVDAAAAVAADSVEAALAAPAGDQTVEQLISDEAAIIGEKVELRRVRTLSGDHFEIYLHKTSKDLPPQIGVVVAYSGDDAETARSIAQHISFANPSYLSRDDVPEADVEKEREIVTEISRNEGKPEAALPKIVEGRVNAFFKQVALLDQDYAKDNKLSVAQVAKDAGITITDFARFKVGA; from the coding sequence ATGGCAAACTTCACGATCGCCGACATCAAGGCTCTGCGCGAGCAGCTGGGCACCGGCATGGTCGACACCAAGAAGGCGCTCGAGGAGGCCGACGGCGACGTCGAGAAGGCCGTCGAGATTTTGCGCCTGAAGGGTGCGAAGGGCAACGCCAAGCGCGCCGACCGCTCGACGAGCGAGGGCCTGGTCGTCGCGCGCGAGCAGGGCGGCAAGGTCACGCTGCTCGAGCTGGCGTGCGAGACCGACTTCGTCGCCAAGAACGAGCGCTTCATCGCCCTCGCGGACAAGGTCGTCGACGCCGCCGCGGCCGTCGCGGCCGACTCGGTCGAGGCCGCCCTCGCGGCGCCCGCCGGCGACCAGACCGTCGAGCAGCTGATCTCCGACGAGGCCGCCATCATCGGCGAGAAGGTGGAGCTCCGCCGCGTGCGCACCCTCTCCGGCGATCACTTCGAGATCTACCTGCACAAGACGAGCAAGGACCTGCCGCCGCAGATCGGCGTCGTCGTGGCCTACTCGGGCGACGACGCGGAGACGGCGCGCAGCATCGCGCAGCACATCTCGTTCGCGAACCCCAGCTACCTCTCCCGTGACGACGTGCCCGAGGCCGACGTCGAGAAGGAGCGCGAGATCGTCACCGAGATCTCCCGCAACGAGGGCAAGCCCGAGGCGGCGCTGCCGAAGATCGTCGAGGGACGCGTGAACGCGTTCTTCAAGCAGGTCGCGCTGCTGGACCAGGACTACGCGAAGGACAACAAGCTGTCCGTCGCGCAGGTCGCCAAGGACGCCGGCATCACGATCACCGACTTCGCGCGGTTCAAGGTCGGCGCCTGA
- the rpsB gene encoding 30S ribosomal protein S2, with product MAVVTIRQLLDSGVHFGHQTRRWNPKVKRFILTERSGIHIIDLQQSLSYIDKAYEFVKETVAHGGTILFVGTKKQAQEVLAEQATRVGQPYVNQRWLGGLLTNFQTVSKRLARMKELEELDYDNPADSGFTKKELLLKKRELDKLHKSLGGIRNLQKTPSAIWVVDAKREHLAVDEAKKLGIPVIGILDTNADPDEFQYPIPGNDDAIRSVSLLTRIIADAAAEGLIQRHQPAGEAEAAEPLAEWERELLEQSSPTQGSAETAKVADEAEARAEASEIVADEQAIEGEAATASAADEAGAAAHDEAVAAASGETADEVAAAEAADAK from the coding sequence ATGGCCGTCGTCACCATCCGCCAGCTGCTCGACAGCGGCGTCCACTTCGGACACCAGACCCGTCGGTGGAACCCGAAGGTCAAGCGCTTCATCCTCACGGAGCGCAGCGGCATCCACATCATCGACCTGCAGCAGTCGCTGTCGTACATCGACAAGGCGTACGAGTTCGTCAAGGAGACCGTCGCCCACGGCGGCACGATCCTCTTCGTCGGCACCAAGAAGCAGGCCCAGGAGGTTCTCGCCGAGCAGGCGACCCGCGTCGGCCAGCCGTACGTCAACCAGCGCTGGCTCGGCGGTCTGCTGACCAACTTCCAGACGGTGTCCAAGCGCCTCGCCCGCATGAAGGAGCTCGAGGAGCTCGACTACGACAACCCCGCCGACAGCGGCTTCACCAAGAAGGAGCTCCTGCTCAAGAAGCGCGAGCTCGACAAGCTGCACAAGTCGCTCGGCGGCATCCGCAACCTGCAGAAGACGCCGTCGGCGATCTGGGTCGTCGACGCCAAGCGCGAGCACCTCGCCGTCGACGAGGCGAAGAAGCTCGGCATCCCCGTGATCGGCATCCTCGACACCAACGCCGACCCCGACGAGTTCCAGTACCCGATCCCCGGCAACGACGACGCGATCCGCTCGGTGAGCCTGCTCACGCGCATCATCGCCGACGCCGCCGCCGAGGGTCTCATCCAGCGCCACCAGCCCGCCGGTGAGGCCGAGGCCGCCGAGCCGCTGGCCGAGTGGGAGCGCGAGCTGCTCGAGCAGAGCTCGCCGACGCAGGGCTCCGCCGAGACCGCGAAGGTCGCCGACGAGGCCGAGGCCCGTGCCGAGGCGTCCGAGATCGTCGCCGACGAGCAGGCCATCGAGGGCGAGGCGGCCACCGCCTCCGCCGCCGATGAGGCCGGCGCCGCCGCGCACGACGAGGCCGTGGCCGCCGCCTCCGGCGAGACGGCCGACGAGGTCGCCGCCGCCGAGGCCGCCGACGCCAAGTAA
- a CDS encoding M23 family metallopeptidase: MRLLALVSLNIVSLNVVSLGLGPAAASAPPWTWPVDPVQVVVPYVAPAHAYGAGHRGIDVAADGDVHAPADGVVAFSGRVVDRDVLTIDVGDGVVVTFEPVTSALPAGTPVRAGDLVAGVGSGGHSAPGTLHIGVRESGAYVNPLRYLDGVPRAILLPCC; this comes from the coding sequence GTGCGCCTCCTCGCCCTGGTGTCCCTCAACATCGTGTCTCTCAACGTCGTGTCCCTCGGCCTCGGCCCGGCCGCCGCATCCGCGCCGCCGTGGACGTGGCCCGTCGATCCCGTCCAGGTCGTCGTGCCCTACGTCGCCCCCGCCCACGCGTACGGCGCCGGGCATCGCGGGATCGACGTCGCGGCCGACGGCGACGTGCACGCCCCAGCCGACGGGGTGGTCGCGTTCAGCGGCCGCGTGGTCGACCGCGACGTGCTCACGATCGACGTGGGCGACGGTGTCGTGGTGACGTTCGAGCCCGTGACGTCGGCGCTTCCCGCTGGCACGCCCGTCCGCGCGGGCGATCTCGTGGCCGGCGTCGGCTCGGGCGGACACAGCGCGCCGGGGACGCTGCACATCGGGGTCCGGGAGTCGGGCGCCTACGTCAATCCGCTGCGGTACCTCGACGGCGTGCCGCGCGCGATCCTGCTGCCGTGCTGCTGA
- a CDS encoding DUF3060 domain-containing protein, translating into MTSRSRVAASAVTVLAVLSLAGCAGFAQPRITRLPTDGPAGGASSQAPAPGPTTSAAPAASPAPSAPPASGEVDCGGVAISVTSTGTQLVGDCPDVTIQGSALAVDATRASLVRVAVRGDRVTLTAESVSELTVQGNDVRVDARSLSSVAVEGDRNTVTATGGIDAVTLRGNDNTVRAQVDRVDDGGARNTVG; encoded by the coding sequence ATGACCTCTCGCTCGCGCGTCGCGGCGTCCGCGGTGACCGTGCTCGCGGTGCTCTCGCTCGCGGGCTGCGCGGGATTCGCGCAGCCGCGGATCACACGCCTGCCCACGGACGGCCCGGCCGGCGGCGCGTCGAGCCAGGCGCCCGCGCCGGGGCCGACCACGTCCGCGGCGCCCGCGGCGAGCCCCGCGCCCTCCGCCCCGCCGGCCTCGGGCGAGGTCGACTGCGGCGGCGTCGCGATCAGCGTCACATCCACGGGGACGCAGCTCGTGGGCGACTGCCCCGACGTGACGATCCAGGGAAGCGCGCTCGCCGTCGACGCGACGCGCGCGTCGCTCGTGCGCGTCGCCGTGCGGGGCGACCGCGTCACCCTGACCGCCGAGAGCGTGTCGGAGCTGACCGTGCAGGGCAACGACGTCCGCGTCGACGCGCGCTCCCTGTCATCGGTGGCCGTCGAGGGCGATCGCAACACGGTCACGGCGACCGGCGGTATCGATGCGGTGACGCTGCGCGGCAACGACAACACCGTGCGCGCGCAGGTGGACCGCGTCGACGACGGCGGCGCGCGCAATACCGTCGGCTGA
- a CDS encoding tyrosine recombinase XerC codes for MLSAAIDVYVRHAADVRRLSPATVRGYASDLRDLVATVGDRPLTDVDVEHLREWAWAGAQAGLARSTLARRTAAVRGFFRWASEEGLVDADPSLRLVTPKRGRTLPRVASAPALRDVLEGYVARAETGGPDDARDAAVLELLYGAALRVSELCGLDVDDLDRDRRTVRVLGKGAKERVVPYGGAAARALETYLVRARPALASRGDGAGAALFVGARGRRLGARSVYDLVARAVGPAVGSAAVGPHSLRHSAATHLLDGGADLRAVQEMLGHASLGTTQIYTHVSSERMREAYRLAHPRA; via the coding sequence ATGCTCAGCGCCGCGATCGACGTGTACGTGCGTCACGCCGCCGACGTGCGGCGGCTCTCGCCGGCGACGGTGCGCGGCTACGCGTCCGATCTGCGAGACCTCGTGGCCACCGTCGGAGATCGGCCGCTCACCGACGTGGACGTCGAGCACCTGCGCGAATGGGCGTGGGCGGGCGCCCAGGCGGGCCTTGCCCGCAGCACGCTCGCGCGGCGTACGGCGGCCGTCCGCGGTTTCTTCCGCTGGGCGAGTGAGGAAGGACTCGTCGACGCCGATCCGTCGCTGCGGCTCGTGACCCCCAAGCGCGGGCGCACCTTGCCGCGCGTCGCCTCAGCACCGGCGCTGCGCGATGTGCTCGAGGGGTACGTGGCGCGTGCCGAGACCGGCGGGCCGGACGACGCGCGCGACGCGGCCGTTCTCGAGCTGCTCTACGGCGCCGCCCTGCGCGTGTCGGAGCTGTGCGGGCTCGACGTCGACGACCTCGATCGCGACCGCCGCACCGTGCGGGTCCTCGGGAAGGGGGCGAAGGAGCGCGTGGTGCCGTACGGCGGCGCCGCCGCGCGGGCGCTCGAGACGTACCTCGTGCGCGCGCGGCCCGCGCTCGCGTCGCGCGGCGACGGTGCCGGCGCAGCGCTGTTCGTCGGCGCGCGCGGCCGCCGCCTCGGCGCCCGCTCCGTCTACGACCTCGTCGCGCGCGCGGTGGGGCCGGCGGTCGGGTCGGCGGCGGTGGGTCCCCACAGCCTGCGGCACTCGGCCGCGACGCACCTGCTGGACGGCGGCGCCGACCTCCGCGCCGTGCAGGAGATGCTCGGTCACGCGAGCCTCGGCACGACGCAGATCTACACGCACGTATCGAGCGAGCGGATGCGGGAGGCCTACCGTCTCGCGCATCCCCGCGCGTGA
- a CDS encoding LysR family transcriptional regulator — translation MRVDLNLLVSLNALLEERSVTRAAQRLGLSQPTLSTALNRLRAHYADALLVRDGRTYRLSPLGEELLESTRQALSWTERVFDTHSVFDPGHVQREFVMVASDSQLPVLGAAMLRIIAAEAPGVRLRFEHSTARLVQPGIDWLRGVDLVGLPQGLIADAPSLDLYRDRWVCLVDASRPVGPLTLEEAVERPWVMPYHARMPVLSALHRLRQGGVDPRATVSTENFLAVPHLVAGSDRIGLVPARVAALAARSGEVSVIDPPFALGMLVEALWWHPIHERDAGHRWLRRVAVRAAHELEREPGVAPTP, via the coding sequence GTGCGCGTGGACCTGAACCTGCTGGTCTCGCTCAACGCGCTTCTCGAGGAGCGCAGCGTCACGCGCGCCGCCCAGCGACTGGGGCTCAGCCAGCCGACGCTGAGTACCGCGCTCAATCGGCTTCGCGCACACTACGCCGATGCGCTGCTCGTCCGGGACGGCAGGACGTATCGTCTCTCGCCGTTGGGCGAGGAGCTCCTCGAATCCACGCGGCAGGCACTGTCATGGACCGAGCGGGTGTTCGACACCCACTCTGTGTTCGACCCGGGTCACGTCCAGCGCGAATTCGTGATGGTGGCCTCGGATTCCCAGCTCCCGGTGCTCGGCGCGGCGATGCTGCGGATCATCGCCGCGGAGGCACCGGGCGTGAGGCTGCGTTTCGAGCACAGCACGGCGCGACTCGTGCAGCCCGGGATCGATTGGCTGCGCGGTGTCGACCTGGTCGGGCTTCCGCAAGGCCTCATCGCCGACGCGCCGAGCCTCGATCTCTATCGCGACCGCTGGGTCTGCCTCGTCGACGCGTCCCGGCCCGTCGGGCCGCTGACGCTCGAGGAGGCCGTGGAGCGACCATGGGTCATGCCGTATCACGCACGCATGCCGGTGCTCTCGGCGCTGCATCGCCTGCGGCAGGGGGGCGTCGACCCGCGAGCTACCGTCAGCACCGAGAACTTCCTCGCTGTGCCGCACCTGGTGGCGGGGAGTGACCGCATCGGTCTCGTGCCCGCCCGGGTCGCCGCTCTCGCGGCGCGCTCCGGGGAGGTGTCCGTGATCGATCCCCCCTTCGCGCTCGGCATGCTGGTCGAGGCGCTGTGGTGGCATCCCATCCACGAACGCGATGCCGGGCACCGCTGGCTGCGCCGGGTCGCCGTCCGCGCCGCGCACGAGCTCGAGCGAGAACCGGGGGTCGCTCCGACCCCGTGA
- a CDS encoding FAD-dependent monooxygenase yields MSSMRVLVAGGGIGGLCVAQGLKKAGIDCEVYEAAPGLVQGGYRLHMNVLGGDALRDCLPDGLYELYLQTSRRTPRREVSVMVDAQANEIWARPHVGPPNDSPRPHTAVNRRTLRQILATGLDDQLHFGRSAVGFETDDDGVTLLLDDGSRVRGDVVIGADGIHSRIRRQLLPDVREVDTGMRGMWSIAPLTDELAAQLPDVFYDGFVIVNLGDGTILALGVYDPRRPVAEAVAELAPGAHIDDVAPYVMVTYGNDMGAAPGDDLPDFAHDSPAVLHDALRRAARGGHPGLVALVDGVDESTIAPSAVRHLEVADPWAPSRVTLLGDAIHAMPPTFGAGANSALRDAAALTKALQDVVSDGRDLLEAIGDYERQMREEVFPIMRASADPDAVHADTLPEEARR; encoded by the coding sequence ATGTCGTCGATGCGTGTACTGGTCGCCGGTGGCGGCATCGGAGGACTGTGCGTCGCGCAGGGATTGAAGAAGGCCGGCATCGACTGCGAGGTGTACGAAGCCGCTCCGGGACTCGTCCAGGGCGGCTACCGCCTTCACATGAACGTCCTCGGCGGCGACGCGCTGCGCGACTGTCTGCCCGACGGGCTCTACGAGCTGTACCTGCAGACCTCCCGCCGGACTCCTCGCCGCGAGGTGTCGGTGATGGTCGACGCGCAGGCGAACGAGATCTGGGCGCGCCCGCACGTCGGACCGCCGAATGACTCGCCGCGCCCGCACACGGCCGTCAATCGGCGCACGCTCCGCCAGATCCTCGCCACCGGGCTCGACGATCAGCTGCACTTCGGCCGGTCCGCCGTGGGCTTCGAGACGGATGACGACGGCGTCACACTGCTCCTGGACGACGGCTCACGCGTCCGCGGCGACGTCGTGATCGGTGCGGATGGCATCCACTCGCGCATCCGGCGGCAACTCCTCCCGGATGTCCGCGAGGTCGACACCGGTATGCGCGGGATGTGGTCGATCGCTCCCCTCACCGATGAACTCGCCGCGCAGCTGCCCGACGTGTTCTACGACGGGTTCGTGATCGTGAACCTCGGGGACGGCACGATCCTCGCCCTCGGCGTCTACGACCCGCGTCGGCCCGTCGCCGAGGCTGTGGCGGAGCTTGCTCCGGGCGCGCACATCGACGATGTCGCGCCGTACGTGATGGTCACCTACGGCAATGACATGGGTGCGGCGCCCGGGGACGACCTGCCCGATTTCGCGCACGACTCTCCCGCGGTCCTGCACGATGCCCTGCGTCGCGCGGCTCGTGGGGGTCACCCCGGACTCGTCGCGCTCGTGGACGGCGTCGACGAGTCCACCATCGCCCCGAGCGCTGTGCGTCACCTCGAGGTCGCCGACCCGTGGGCGCCGTCTCGCGTGACGCTGCTCGGGGATGCGATCCATGCCATGCCACCCACCTTCGGCGCCGGCGCCAACTCCGCGCTGCGCGACGCCGCCGCGCTCACGAAGGCGCTGCAGGACGTCGTGTCGGACGGGCGCGACCTGCTCGAGGCCATCGGCGACTACGAGCGGCAGATGCGCGAGGAGGTCTTCCCGATCATGCGCGCCTCGGCCGACCCCGACGCCGTCCACGCCGACACTCTCCCGGAAGAGGCTCGCCGATGA
- a CDS encoding alpha/beta fold hydrolase gives MTTQPRAAHAAARTEDVEFAAGGVLLRGKLFLPAGTVEPPPVVIVQGGLGGPAESNWPMAPAFTAHGLAILAYDHRSTGYSDGEPRQEFDPWQQCRDLRDVITHLTLRDDVDATRLGLWGVSIGGANSMFTAAMDRRVGAVVSIIPPVSGWSARRLQPPETLTALEALIPVDRQNRLRGEPAATIRLHGRPEPGRPVMFSDAEGLEFVEKAIHGLPSFRNEITVSTLDRIFEMEVTAYAERIHAPLLMVLASHDTVAPVEEAREMFARIPEPKQLIEYAGQHYEILSQHLPDIIERTSRWLSVTLAR, from the coding sequence ATGACCACGCAACCGCGGGCCGCCCACGCCGCCGCACGTACCGAAGACGTCGAGTTCGCCGCCGGAGGAGTCCTCCTTCGCGGGAAGCTCTTCCTGCCGGCCGGCACCGTCGAGCCGCCTCCCGTCGTCATCGTGCAGGGCGGACTGGGCGGACCGGCCGAATCCAACTGGCCGATGGCCCCCGCCTTCACCGCGCACGGCCTCGCGATCCTCGCGTACGACCACCGCTCGACGGGGTACAGCGACGGCGAACCCCGCCAGGAGTTCGACCCGTGGCAGCAGTGCCGCGACCTGCGCGACGTCATCACGCACCTCACCCTGCGGGACGATGTCGACGCGACGCGTCTGGGGCTGTGGGGGGTGAGCATCGGGGGCGCCAATTCGATGTTCACGGCGGCGATGGATCGCCGCGTCGGCGCCGTGGTGAGCATCATCCCGCCGGTGAGTGGCTGGAGCGCGCGCCGCCTGCAACCGCCGGAGACCCTGACCGCCCTGGAAGCGCTGATCCCCGTCGACCGCCAGAACCGCCTGCGGGGCGAGCCGGCCGCGACGATCCGTCTGCACGGACGGCCCGAGCCGGGGCGCCCGGTGATGTTCAGCGACGCGGAAGGGCTCGAGTTCGTCGAGAAGGCCATCCACGGTCTGCCCAGTTTCCGCAACGAGATCACCGTGTCGACGCTCGATCGCATCTTCGAGATGGAGGTGACCGCCTATGCCGAGCGCATCCACGCACCGCTTCTCATGGTGCTCGCCTCGCACGACACGGTCGCGCCGGTGGAGGAAGCCCGCGAGATGTTCGCCCGCATCCCTGAGCCCAAACAGCTCATCGAGTATGCCGGGCAGCACTACGAGATCCTCTCGCAGCACCTCCCCGACATCATCGAGCGCACCTCACGGTGGCTCTCCGTGACTCTTGCCCGCTGA
- a CDS encoding MFS transporter has product MGQLIFGPLSDRIGRRTILIASTAVCAVASAACVVAPDLPVLVGGRLVQGFAGAGGIVLGRAIIADTSDERTAARAFSVLMTVGALAPVLAPVLGGVVAVAGGWRGVFAVLTVVAVAMCVGAVVLLPESLPPARRDSAAWSTTLRRAGRALSRRRFIGSTAVVVFSYGALIADVSGSSFVLQEQYALTPAGYALAFAANAAGLTLASVANARLLRRAEPRRLLVLGLGVQTVAAAVLVGCALVGVLSTPLLLLLLWVGVTAVGFVVGNATAAALAEAPRERGTASAVVGAAQFALAAAIAPIAGTGSAVAMTSTMTVCAAVAVLTLALTVRAGRVAPEPSLTSDT; this is encoded by the coding sequence ATCGGCCAGCTCATCTTCGGGCCGCTGTCCGATCGGATCGGTCGCCGAACGATCCTCATCGCGTCGACCGCCGTGTGCGCGGTCGCATCCGCGGCGTGCGTCGTGGCACCCGATCTGCCGGTTCTCGTCGGTGGGCGACTCGTGCAGGGGTTCGCCGGCGCCGGCGGCATCGTCCTCGGACGAGCCATCATCGCCGATACGTCGGACGAGCGCACGGCGGCACGGGCGTTCTCCGTGCTCATGACGGTGGGGGCCCTCGCGCCGGTGCTCGCGCCCGTGCTCGGCGGCGTCGTCGCGGTCGCCGGCGGGTGGCGGGGCGTCTTCGCGGTCCTCACGGTCGTCGCCGTCGCGATGTGCGTCGGGGCCGTCGTCCTCCTCCCGGAGAGCCTGCCGCCGGCTCGACGTGACAGCGCGGCATGGTCCACGACGCTGCGCAGGGCGGGGCGCGCCCTGAGCAGACGCCGCTTCATCGGCTCCACCGCGGTCGTGGTCTTCTCGTACGGGGCGCTCATCGCCGACGTCTCCGGATCCTCGTTCGTGCTTCAGGAGCAGTACGCGCTCACGCCGGCGGGCTACGCACTCGCCTTCGCTGCGAACGCGGCGGGCCTCACCCTCGCATCGGTCGCCAACGCGCGGCTGCTCCGGCGCGCCGAGCCGCGGCGCCTCCTGGTTCTGGGGCTCGGCGTGCAGACCGTCGCCGCCGCCGTCCTCGTCGGGTGCGCGCTCGTCGGCGTGCTCTCGACACCGCTTCTCCTCCTGCTGCTGTGGGTCGGCGTGACCGCTGTCGGGTTCGTCGTGGGAAACGCGACCGCGGCCGCCCTCGCCGAGGCGCCGCGAGAACGCGGCACGGCCTCCGCGGTCGTCGGTGCCGCGCAGTTCGCGCTGGCTGCCGCGATCGCGCCGATCGCCGGCACCGGCAGCGCCGTCGCGATGACGTCGACCATGACGGTCTGCGCGGCCGTCGCCGTACTCACCCTCGCGCTCACCGTGCGCGCCGGCCGTGTCGCCCCGGAGCCGTCGCTCACGAGCGACACGTGA